Within the Deltaproteobacteria bacterium genome, the region CGCAAAGCCAATCGCTGGATTTTCGCGAAGACCGGAAATAAAAATCAATCCAATCGCGACCGCAAGCCCAACGCCAAAGAGCGCTATTCGAAAGACGTCAGATGTTTGGAAAAACGAGTGCTTCGACTTTGTCGCTTGAGTGGCGGCCACTGCCTGAAAAGCTAAAATCGCCGTCGGATGTATGATGAGTTCAAGCCAAACAATGTGCACTGGCAAGTAGACGAGCTCATACCCCAGTAGCGGGACGACAGCCGCAGTCAGTACAAATGGTAGATGAAACAATAGTAAATACTCGAAGCTTGTCTTAAGATTCGAAAAGAGCTGGCGCCCTTCCATAATTGCAGAAACAATTGTTTTAAAATTGTCGTCAGCCAATATTATCGACGAAACTTCTTTTGCGCTTCGAGACCCCCGAAGGCCCATCGCAATACCGATGTCGGCGGCTTTCAGCGCGGGCACGTCATTGACACCGTCGCCAGTCACAGCGACGACTTCGCCAGCAGCTTTCAGTGCGACCACTATTTGAAGCTTTTGCAGTGGAGTGCATCTAGCTACAATGTCGATGGACTTTAAGAAGTTCGGATTTTCTATAAAATACTGAGTGTCGAATTTTTCCGGTTCTAATTCGGCCGATACCACAATGGGCTTTCCTTGCCCCAATCCGACTTCTCGTCCGATCGCTGCGGCTGTTTCGGGATGGTCACCAGTCAGCATCAATACTTTGATTTGGTTCTTATAGGCGTACTCGATAGCTGGAGCGACCTCGGGCCGAGGTGGATCTTCGAACGCTAAGAGCCCAACAAGCTCAAACTCTGACGTAAGTTCTTTACCCGCACCGATCTCATCAGTACTTATATTTCTTTTCGCACACGCCAGAACTTTGTGGCCATCTTTGGCCCATTGCCTAGTCTTCGTATGCCAAAATTCCATTTGTTCCTCGGACAGCTGGCACATTTTGAAAACCGTTTCGGGCGTCCCTTTAGTGACCATCGTGTTTTGGCCAGCGATCTTCGTAAAGGCAGATTCGAGTTTGCGACCCTCGGTAAATGGAAATCTCTTAGTGGCTTGCGGTAAACTGATTTTCTGCACAAGAATCGTTTGAAATATCGCAAGGTCTACCGGGTCTGTACCTTCAGCATTACTAGCCAGTGCGCTGACAATAAAAACATCCTTCTCGCTGAACGAAGACGCAGGATCCGTGTGTGTAAGTTCAAGTTCGCCCGTGGTAATGGTTCCAGTTTTATCGGTACAAATCTGAGTAATGCGGCCGATATTTTCGACGGATACAGCTCTGCGGACAAGCGCCTGTTTCTTTGCCAGTCGGTAAATTCCGACACCCAAGAAAAACGTGAAGACGACCGGAAATTCCTCAGGTATCGCCGCAATTGCTAAGGTCGCAGCACTCAGAAGCGCATCGAGCCAGCCGTGCCCTTGATAAAATCTAAGACCTGCAAGGAGTAGACAAAATCCTGCAGAAGCATAGATGAGATTTTTAACTAAATTACCGATGGAAACCTGAAGCGGCGTGCGCTCGTGCGGCATTTCCGAAACGGATTTCACAATTTGGCCGTAGGAAGTATTGGAACCCGTGAAGACGACTCTTAGAAGACCCTTGCCCGTTAATACACGTGTGCCAGCAAACGCCAGCGATTTAGGATTAACAGGGACCTCTGATTTATCAGTTTGGCTGAATGGGTCAGATTGATATTCTAATTTTTGAATAGGAAAGGCTTCCCCCGTTAAGACCGATTCATCAATTTGAATTTCCTGTGCCGCTTCTAAGATGCCATCAGCGGGAATAAATATTCCGGTTGATAACTTTAATAAATCGCCGGGCACAAGTTCTTGAGAGTCAATCTCGGTTTCGTTTCCGTCCCGAATGACAAATAGTCGTGAGGTCAAATGACTCTTGAGTCCCAAAGTGGATGCTTGAGTTCGCCAGTGCAGGAATGCGTCCATCATGATCAATGGCAAAATCGCGATAAAGAGAGTGATGCCTTCGCTCTTTTGCCCGATGGCAAAAAAAACAACTCCGATTCCAATCAAAAACCAGATCATCGGATCACGAAGTGTTTCTTTAAGAATCTCGAGCAATCGATTGGATGATTCTTCCACAACGACGTTTTGCCCAAACTTGCTTCGCTGAACTTCTACTTCTTTGGAAGTGAGCCCAGCAGGTGTTTTTTTTAGGCCATCTAGATTCTGAAAGGAAAATCGTCTCATGTAGATTGGCGTTTTGAGCCGCCGTTCGCCACTGGGTTTTCGATCTCCGGCGGAACAAGTAGGTCTTCGAGAAAAAACGCAGAAAGTTCGGATCGACCTGAAAGACCGGATTTAGAATATATCGCCATCGACTGAACGCGAGCCGTTTTTTCTGCGGTGTTTCGGATGTCAGCAATTTCTTTTAAGCTCATGCCTTTGAGAAGTAAAAAAGCCACTTCCTTCTCTGCTTTGGTCAAATTCCACTTCGTCAGCTGTTGATCAATGGCCTTTGAAAGTCCATCGAGATACTTTCGCGATTCGAGCTTCCATGCTTCGGCTTCTTTTTTAAAATTTGAAAAGTCGGTCATTTCCCTTTCAAGTCGATGTTTCATTTCAGCAGTGCCCCTGAGGACATAAAACACCCCAAACAACGCCACAGCAGCGATGGAACCTTCCACAAGCAGGTGCCAAGTTGCGACGCCATCTTTAAAATCGGTGAAAAGATCAATCCCGACCATAATCGCAACAAAAGCGAGCACGGTCGCTATGACAATTCTTTCTCTTTGATTCACTCTTTACCTCGGTCTAGTCGTCGTCATCATCTGCGCTGTTTTCTGCGCCTTCTTCTTTAGCGCCGTCTTCCTTGGCGCCATCGTTCTCACCGGCCTCGCCTTCGCCCAAACGGAGGGTTGTGCCAAAAAGCTGAAGACTTTGAGTGTTGGTATCATAATTCCTGTAAAGCTGGATTCCAAATGCAACGACAAGCCCGATTAATAAAATTCCGAATGCAGTCCGTGGCGAATCAATTGTCTCAGCTGCCAGCACATCTGCTTTTTTGCCGTCGATCATACTGAGCCCGATCATTTCTTTGTATCGGATCGTGTGTAAAACTATCCCAAGCACGTGCAAAATCGCGACGACGATGAAGCCGTTTGCCAACAGCTCGTGCACATCTTCAAAAGTTTCTTTGTCCGGTCCAGAAGTCATCAGGTACCCGGTTATCCCAAGGCCTAGGGCCATTGCCATCATGGTTAGGGCTGCCCAGCTGGACGCGGGATTGTGACCGGCCCAGCGTTTTTTATGGCCCGTGACGATGTCCTTGAAATAGTTCAAAAGCTCGCGAGGATGCAGCACGAAGCCAGAAAACTTGGAGTGTTTTGTCCCCGCAAACCCCCAGATGATCCTGAGCAATACGAGGAACCCTAACGTCAGGCCGGCTAACGAGTGGTAGCTAAAGATCGGTGAGTCATCGTCAATAATCTTGGCGATGACAAATGCTGTTAAGAAAAGTCCCGAAAAGCCCCAATGAAAAAGTCGA harbors:
- a CDS encoding cation-transporting P-type ATPase gives rise to the protein MRRFSFQNLDGLKKTPAGLTSKEVEVQRSKFGQNVVVEESSNRLLEILKETLRDPMIWFLIGIGVVFFAIGQKSEGITLFIAILPLIMMDAFLHWRTQASTLGLKSHLTSRLFVIRDGNETEIDSQELVPGDLLKLSTGIFIPADGILEAAQEIQIDESVLTGEAFPIQKLEYQSDPFSQTDKSEVPVNPKSLAFAGTRVLTGKGLLRVVFTGSNTSYGQIVKSVSEMPHERTPLQVSIGNLVKNLIYASAGFCLLLAGLRFYQGHGWLDALLSAATLAIAAIPEEFPVVFTFFLGVGIYRLAKKQALVRRAVSVENIGRITQICTDKTGTITTGELELTHTDPASSFSEKDVFIVSALASNAEGTDPVDLAIFQTILVQKISLPQATKRFPFTEGRKLESAFTKIAGQNTMVTKGTPETVFKMCQLSEEQMEFWHTKTRQWAKDGHKVLACAKRNISTDEIGAGKELTSEFELVGLLAFEDPPRPEVAPAIEYAYKNQIKVLMLTGDHPETAAAIGREVGLGQGKPIVVSAELEPEKFDTQYFIENPNFLKSIDIVARCTPLQKLQIVVALKAAGEVVAVTGDGVNDVPALKAADIGIAMGLRGSRSAKEVSSIILADDNFKTIVSAIMEGRQLFSNLKTSFEYLLLFHLPFVLTAAVVPLLGYELVYLPVHIVWLELIIHPTAILAFQAVAATQATKSKHSFFQTSDVFRIALFGVGLAVAIGLIFISGLRENPAIGFARAKVMVILTVWSACLVIYYTHLKTLTSKLVVFVSLASLILIQVNGLAVILRVERLPLKSWAESALTALVFIFGLYVFEKGRRKTDPSIH
- a CDS encoding helix-turn-helix transcriptional regulator — translated: MNQRERIVIATVLAFVAIMVGIDLFTDFKDGVATWHLLVEGSIAAVALFGVFYVLRGTAEMKHRLEREMTDFSNFKKEAEAWKLESRKYLDGLSKAIDQQLTKWNLTKAEKEVAFLLLKGMSLKEIADIRNTAEKTARVQSMAIYSKSGLSGRSELSAFFLEDLLVPPEIENPVANGGSKRQST
- a CDS encoding cytochrome b/b6 domain-containing protein, which produces MRQLVYDLPTRLFHWGFSGLFLTAFVIAKIIDDDSPIFSYHSLAGLTLGFLVLLRIIWGFAGTKHSKFSGFVLHPRELLNYFKDIVTGHKKRWAGHNPASSWAALTMMAMALGLGITGYLMTSGPDKETFEDVHELLANGFIVVAILHVLGIVLHTIRYKEMIGLSMIDGKKADVLAAETIDSPRTAFGILLIGLVVAFGIQLYRNYDTNTQSLQLFGTTLRLGEGEAGENDGAKEDGAKEEGAENSADDDDD